The following proteins are encoded in a genomic region of Dialister hominis:
- a CDS encoding TatD family hydrolase, giving the protein MTGLFDTHAHLYDKAFDKDREDVIARIFKTLDYVVIPSEDLETSQKAVRLADTHEGIYAAVGIHPQVTNGASDEVLAEIAHLAKTHDKIKAIGEIGLDYHYLYTDKDTQKYWFERQIQMAKELDLPILIHDREAHGDVLEILKRNADSRLRGILHCFSGSIETAKELMKLGFYISFAGPVVFSKSIKLKEVAADIPMDRLLIETDSPYLTPPPYRGKRNDPSNVLLVAEELARIKNMDVQELIDITRENAMKIYQIHQ; this is encoded by the coding sequence ATGACCGGACTTTTTGATACGCACGCCCATCTCTATGACAAAGCGTTCGACAAGGATCGTGAAGACGTCATTGCCCGGATTTTCAAGACACTGGATTATGTCGTCATTCCATCAGAGGATCTGGAGACAAGCCAGAAGGCAGTCCGCCTAGCCGATACGCATGAAGGAATTTATGCCGCTGTCGGCATTCACCCTCAGGTGACAAACGGCGCATCAGATGAAGTGCTCGCTGAGATTGCCCATCTGGCAAAGACTCATGATAAGATCAAGGCAATCGGGGAAATCGGACTCGATTATCACTATCTCTATACGGATAAGGATACCCAGAAGTATTGGTTTGAAAGACAGATCCAGATGGCAAAGGAACTGGACCTTCCTATCCTTATTCATGACAGGGAAGCTCATGGAGATGTTCTGGAAATATTGAAGCGCAATGCAGACAGCCGCCTTCGCGGCATTCTGCACTGTTTTTCAGGGAGCATAGAAACGGCAAAGGAACTGATGAAGCTTGGCTTCTACATCTCTTTTGCAGGACCTGTGGTCTTTTCAAAGAGCATAAAGCTCAAAGAAGTTGCTGCAGATATTCCCATGGACAGGCTGCTGATTGAAACTGACAGCCCGTACCTGACACCGCCTCCTTATCGGGGAAAAAGAAATGATCCGTCCAACGTACTCCTGGTTGCTGAGGAGCTGGCAAGGATCAAAAATATGGATGTTCAGGAACTGATTGATATTACCCGCGAAAATGCCATGAAAATTTATCAGATTCATCAATAA
- the mazG gene encoding nucleoside triphosphate pyrophosphohydrolase produces the protein MKISTALDLLMDKGLLSEEDTFTIVRDNEAGSVSLQLKHPLIVLFSNAQNLKSFSARLERLYTKDSSVLAIDPIGTILRLSVEEFSNHTMDSDFIFFFDSRKARTQPLHPFSLKQIDDVVGRLLAPGGCPWDRSQDHMSLRTYFLQEVYEVIDAIDKNDIPNLKEELGDVLFQVVIHAKLCEEEGQFSMQDVVDGISEKMIRRHPFVFGNSSSEELDQAFETWEKRKRIEKNRQYLLSGVPRSLPSLLLACIIQKKVSSNGLEEVFFSESFPEDVRRKICDILDAEDQRTGEFSAGAFLFALDRVLCERGIDPELALHSYTVNFMDRLRSFESDLQKSGKTLADMTPEDAQKSWKKFNGNS, from the coding sequence ATGAAAATTAGTACAGCTTTAGACTTATTGATGGATAAGGGCTTGCTGTCAGAGGAAGATACATTCACTATTGTACGAGATAATGAGGCCGGGAGTGTATCACTTCAGCTCAAGCATCCCTTGATTGTATTATTTTCAAATGCTCAGAATCTTAAATCATTTTCTGCCAGATTAGAAAGATTATACACAAAAGATTCTTCTGTATTGGCAATTGATCCGATTGGAACTATTTTAAGGCTTTCCGTGGAAGAATTTTCCAATCACACAATGGATTCTGATTTTATTTTCTTCTTCGACAGCAGGAAGGCCAGGACGCAGCCGCTTCATCCTTTTTCATTGAAGCAGATTGATGATGTTGTTGGACGGCTTCTTGCTCCTGGAGGGTGCCCGTGGGACAGGAGCCAGGATCATATGTCCCTCAGGACGTACTTCCTTCAGGAAGTGTATGAAGTCATCGATGCAATCGATAAAAACGACATTCCTAATTTAAAAGAAGAGCTTGGGGATGTACTGTTTCAGGTCGTCATTCATGCAAAGCTCTGTGAAGAAGAAGGCCAGTTTTCCATGCAGGATGTAGTCGATGGCATATCCGAAAAAATGATAAGAAGACATCCCTTCGTTTTCGGAAATTCATCCTCTGAAGAGCTCGATCAGGCTTTTGAAACATGGGAAAAACGTAAGAGAATTGAAAAAAACAGGCAATATCTGTTATCCGGAGTGCCTAGGAGCTTGCCAAGTCTGCTTCTAGCGTGTATAATTCAAAAGAAAGTTAGTTCCAACGGACTGGAAGAAGTGTTCTTTTCAGAAAGTTTCCCAGAGGATGTACGAAGGAAAATCTGCGATATTCTTGACGCAGAAGACCAACGAACCGGAGAATTCAGCGCGGGTGCTTTTCTTTTCGCTTTAGACCGTGTACTTTGCGAAAGAGGGATCGATCCGGAGCTGGCATTACACAGTTATACTGTGAATTTTATGGATCGGTTGAGATCATTTGAGTCGGATCTTCAGAAATCCGGCAAAACCCTTGCTGACATGACTCCTGAGGATGCTCAGAAATCCTGGAAAAAATTCAACGGAAATAGTTGA
- a CDS encoding HU family DNA-binding protein — MNKTELIAAVAEEAEMTKKDAEKAVKAVIDVISDALVQGDKVQLIGFGTFEVRERGARVGHNPSTQKEIKIPASKAPAFRVSKQLKEKVNVVKAKKAKK, encoded by the coding sequence ATGAACAAAACAGAACTCATCGCAGCAGTTGCCGAAGAAGCAGAAATGACTAAGAAAGATGCGGAAAAGGCAGTCAAAGCCGTTATTGATGTCATCTCTGACGCTCTTGTTCAGGGAGATAAGGTTCAGCTCATCGGTTTTGGTACTTTCGAAGTTCGTGAACGTGGTGCACGTGTTGGTCACAATCCTTCCACTCAGAAGGAAATCAAGATTCCTGCATCCAAAGCTCCGGCTTTCCGCGTATCCAAACAGCTGAAAGAAAAAGTAAACGTAGTAAAAGCAAAGAAAGCAAAGAAATAA
- a CDS encoding MGDG synthase family glycosyltransferase: MANQGRKLFILTASIGTGHSQAARAIAEAVKRLHPEDSVSVLDFVSSNMFSIDHIIKDTYLKMIDVFPELYDHLYSDSQSSKFGQLSQKMLSLTFKRRMKSLIETLKPDAMIFTHPFPAGAADLLKQDQNISFPMLGVITDFDIHQLWVDHYLDGYCVATPDLKTLLESYHIPPEIIHVTGIPVRRAFYEKAAEGKPFEKGTVLVMGGGLGLGNVIDNITRLDEVKEISKFIVITGKNINLYEKVAMLSEKLHHPVELHSYTNKVAEIMARSELLVTKPGALTCTEALVMHLPMVLVNTLPGQERANAMHMKNQGCAEWVKRDELPSTVKHILTNPDLRLRMSKACGESLPDSESDVVRILYDMMNK, translated from the coding sequence ATGGCGAATCAAGGGCGAAAGCTTTTTATTTTAACAGCAAGTATAGGAACCGGACACAGCCAGGCGGCCCGGGCCATAGCAGAGGCTGTTAAACGACTCCATCCGGAAGACTCTGTCAGTGTTCTGGATTTTGTTTCGAGCAATATGTTCTCTATTGACCATATCATCAAGGATACATATCTGAAAATGATCGATGTATTTCCCGAATTATATGATCATCTGTACAGTGATTCCCAGAGCAGCAAGTTTGGGCAGCTCTCGCAGAAAATGCTTTCGCTTACCTTCAAGCGCAGGATGAAGAGTTTGATAGAAACTTTAAAACCGGATGCCATGATTTTCACACACCCGTTTCCTGCCGGTGCGGCTGATCTTCTGAAACAGGATCAGAATATTTCGTTTCCCATGCTTGGAGTAATCACGGATTTTGATATTCATCAGCTTTGGGTAGACCATTACCTGGATGGTTATTGCGTCGCAACCCCGGATTTGAAAACTCTTTTGGAAAGCTACCATATTCCGCCTGAAATCATTCATGTGACAGGGATTCCTGTACGCAGGGCTTTCTATGAAAAAGCTGCAGAGGGAAAGCCTTTCGAAAAGGGCACGGTTCTTGTTATGGGCGGAGGCCTCGGGCTTGGAAATGTCATCGATAATATAACCCGCCTGGATGAAGTGAAGGAAATTTCAAAGTTTATCGTCATCACAGGGAAAAATATTAACTTATATGAAAAAGTTGCCATGCTTTCTGAAAAGCTTCATCATCCGGTAGAGCTCCACAGCTATACCAACAAGGTTGCTGAGATTATGGCAAGAAGCGAGCTTCTGGTTACGAAGCCTGGAGCACTCACCTGCACGGAAGCATTGGTTATGCATCTTCCGATGGTTCTGGTAAACACACTTCCCGGACAGGAACGGGCCAATGCCATGCATATGAAGAATCAGGGATGCGCTGAATGGGTCAAGAGGGATGAACTGCCGTCTACGGTTAAACATATTCTTACCAATCCTGATTTGAGACTCCGCATGTCTAAAGCCTGCGGCGAATCGCTCCCCGACAGTGAAAGTGATGTTGTCAGGATTCTCTATGATATGATGAACAAATAA
- the uvrB gene encoding excinuclease ABC subunit UvrB, with product MDRSRIEREYIEPMIPFKLKAPFQPTGDQPKAVKSLVNGLNEGQWAQVLLGATGTGKTFTMAKVIEEVQRPTLIISPNKTLAAQTASEFKDFFPDNAVYYFVSYYDYYQPESYVPQTDTYIEKDSSRNEEIDRLRHSATMALFERRDVIIVASVSCIYGLGDPEDYSTMGLSLRPGEEIERDKIIEKLVNMQYMRNDMNFTRDTFRVRGDTIDVFPASENNIAVRIEMFGDEIDSLTEFDVLTGETVAERNHIGIFPASHYVTSSDKLRKAITSIEAELDQRLKELRSQDKLLEAQRLEQRTNYDLEMMQEVGYCSGIENYSRHMSNRKPGEPPFTLLDYFPEDFLIMIDESHVTVPQLRAMYNGDQSRKKTLVDYGFRLPSALDNRPLTFDEFTERINQIIYVSATPGPYEMGVQTNLAEQIIRPTGLLDPSIEVRPIEGQMDDLLGEIHKREEVHERVLITTLTKKMAEDLTDFLTEAGVKVRYLHSDVATIERAEIIRNLRAGVFDVLVGINLLREGLDMPEVSLVAILDADKEGFLRSETSMIQVIGRAARNEHGHVIMYADRITKSMKYAIDETNRRRQIQDAYNKEHHITPHTVQKRVKDLIDLTKVEEKPSDYGSESTKTEKTTDEELYAQMKETEKNMKKAAKSLEFEEAAMLRDRLSKLRQEWTNRYGSRADAALKRQESAKKRINRPMKKRI from the coding sequence ATGGATAGATCAAGAATAGAACGAGAATATATCGAGCCGATGATTCCATTCAAGCTGAAAGCACCCTTTCAGCCGACAGGAGATCAGCCAAAGGCAGTGAAGTCACTGGTCAATGGATTGAATGAAGGGCAGTGGGCTCAGGTACTGCTTGGTGCAACAGGCACAGGCAAGACTTTTACCATGGCCAAGGTCATTGAAGAAGTGCAGCGGCCAACATTGATTATTTCTCCTAATAAGACACTTGCGGCACAGACGGCCAGCGAGTTCAAGGATTTCTTCCCAGATAATGCTGTTTATTATTTCGTATCCTATTACGATTATTATCAGCCGGAATCCTATGTGCCACAGACGGATACCTATATTGAAAAGGATTCGTCGCGAAACGAGGAAATCGACCGTTTGCGCCATTCTGCGACTATGGCGCTTTTTGAGAGAAGGGATGTCATTATCGTGGCATCTGTCTCCTGCATCTACGGTCTCGGCGATCCGGAAGACTACAGCACGATGGGATTGTCGCTCCGTCCGGGTGAAGAAATAGAGCGCGATAAGATTATCGAAAAATTAGTGAATATGCAGTATATGCGCAATGATATGAATTTTACGCGCGATACGTTCAGGGTGAGAGGGGATACGATTGATGTATTTCCCGCATCTGAAAACAATATAGCTGTCCGTATTGAGATGTTCGGTGATGAAATCGATTCGTTAACCGAATTTGACGTACTGACAGGCGAAACAGTGGCAGAGAGAAACCATATAGGCATATTCCCTGCGTCGCACTATGTAACAAGCTCGGACAAGCTCAGGAAGGCAATTACTTCCATTGAAGCTGAGCTGGATCAAAGGCTGAAGGAATTAAGATCGCAGGATAAGCTCTTGGAAGCACAGCGCCTCGAGCAGAGGACAAATTATGACTTGGAAATGATGCAGGAAGTCGGCTATTGTTCCGGAATAGAAAATTACTCCAGGCATATGTCCAACAGGAAACCCGGGGAACCGCCATTTACGCTGCTTGATTATTTTCCGGAAGATTTTCTGATTATGATTGATGAATCCCACGTAACCGTGCCTCAGCTGCGCGCTATGTATAATGGCGACCAGTCACGCAAAAAGACCTTGGTGGACTATGGCTTCCGCCTTCCAAGTGCACTGGATAACCGACCGCTTACTTTTGATGAATTCACAGAAAGAATCAATCAGATTATTTATGTATCGGCAACACCCGGTCCTTATGAAATGGGGGTTCAGACAAATCTGGCGGAGCAGATCATAAGGCCGACCGGACTTTTGGATCCGAGCATCGAAGTGCGGCCTATAGAGGGACAGATGGATGACCTCCTTGGGGAAATACACAAGAGGGAAGAAGTCCACGAAAGAGTCCTGATCACTACATTGACTAAAAAGATGGCAGAGGACCTGACGGATTTTCTGACAGAAGCAGGCGTAAAAGTCAGGTACCTCCATTCTGATGTCGCCACAATTGAAAGAGCCGAGATCATCAGAAATCTTCGTGCCGGTGTGTTTGATGTGCTTGTCGGCATCAATCTTCTCCGCGAGGGCCTTGATATGCCTGAAGTATCGCTCGTTGCCATTTTGGATGCTGACAAGGAAGGATTCCTTCGTTCAGAGACCTCAATGATCCAGGTCATCGGACGCGCTGCCCGAAACGAACACGGGCATGTCATCATGTATGCAGACAGAATTACCAAGTCGATGAAGTATGCCATCGATGAAACCAACAGGAGAAGGCAGATACAGGATGCGTATAATAAGGAGCATCATATTACGCCGCATACGGTACAGAAAAGGGTCAAGGACCTGATAGATTTGACGAAAGTCGAAGAAAAGCCGTCTGATTATGGCAGCGAAAGTACTAAGACAGAAAAGACGACAGATGAAGAGTTATATGCCCAGATGAAGGAAACTGAGAAAAACATGAAAAAAGCTGCCAAGTCACTGGAGTTCGAAGAGGCAGCCATGCTTCGTGACCGTTTAAGCAAGCTTCGTCAGGAATGGACGAATAGATATGGTTCAAGGGCAGATGCCGCATTGAAAAGGCAGGAATCAGCCAAGAAACGTATCAACAGGCCTATGAAAAAGAGAATCTAG
- the uvrA gene encoding excinuclease ABC subunit UvrA, with product MEKGIVIQGARQNNLKNINLTLPRNQLIVFTGLSGSGKSSLAFDTIYAEGQRKYVESLSAYARQFLGQMNKPDIDKISGLSPAISIDQKSTSRNPRSTVGTVTEIHDYLRMLYAHASRAFCPNCGKPIQRQTIDQIVDALEALGDCTKLLILGPVAVGKKGTHKKLLEELRKEGYVRVRIDGEVAVLNDDIDLEKNKKHTIEVVVDRIIIKEGITQRLTDSVEAALKLGDGMMVAGVIGGKDHIFSTHFACPECGISLPKPEPRIFSFNNPLGACPACTGLGASLEADFSRILPEHGLSFRLGAIKPFPYNKESWLYKQLDAFLKSYSLGMDNCFDDLPEEAQMEFEFGGTELLTFQYTNQDGETKTYQRTFEGIVPMTKRRYEEAWTEKMKETLSNYLIEKPCPVCHGARLRPESLAFHVGNKNIAELSAMPVADLIPFLENLDLTEKEKVIADQILREVKSRLSFLSNVGLEYLTLSRNAMTLSGGEAQRIRLATQIGSGLVGVLYILDEPSIGLHQRDNDRLLATLKGMRDLGNTLIVVEHDEDTIRTADWVVDIGPGAGEKGGYIVAEGTPEDVKNTPGSITGAYLRGEKYIPLPESRRKGNGLYLTIRGATEHNLKNIDVKIPLGEMTVVTGESGSGKSTLINEILYQGLSNIKNHTSYGTGSYKSMEGTEYIDKVIDIDQQPIGRTPRSNPATYTGIFTDIRELFSQTSEAKMRGYKPGRFSFNIKGGRCEACHGDGIIKIEMQFLSDVYVPCEVCHGARYNRETLEVRYKGKNISDVLNMTVDEAIPFFENHDKILRKLLTLQEVGLGYIRLGQPATTMSGGEAQRVKLATELMRRGTGDTLYILDEPTTGLHSEDIRKLLIVLQKLVDQGNTVVIIEHNLDVAKVADYIIDLGPEGGDKGGEVVAEGTPEEICQVSRSYTGQYLKPVIDRTIEIMKRHKDDRSQ from the coding sequence ATGGAAAAAGGAATTGTTATACAAGGGGCACGTCAGAATAACCTGAAGAATATCAATCTGACACTCCCCAGAAACCAATTGATTGTATTTACCGGACTTTCCGGATCCGGGAAGTCTTCACTCGCTTTTGATACGATTTATGCAGAAGGACAGAGAAAATATGTAGAATCTCTCTCTGCTTACGCCCGTCAGTTCCTGGGGCAGATGAATAAGCCGGATATTGATAAGATTTCCGGCCTGTCTCCTGCCATATCCATCGATCAGAAATCAACGAGCCGTAATCCAAGATCCACCGTAGGCACGGTTACTGAGATTCATGATTACCTGCGTATGCTGTATGCGCATGCCAGCAGAGCTTTTTGTCCGAATTGCGGAAAACCGATACAGCGCCAGACCATCGACCAGATCGTGGATGCACTGGAAGCACTGGGGGACTGCACAAAACTTCTTATATTAGGGCCGGTAGCTGTCGGGAAAAAGGGGACACATAAAAAGCTGCTGGAAGAGCTCAGGAAAGAAGGGTATGTCAGGGTACGGATCGATGGAGAAGTCGCTGTCCTGAATGATGACATTGATCTGGAGAAGAACAAGAAACATACCATTGAAGTGGTAGTAGACAGGATCATCATCAAAGAGGGAATTACACAGCGCCTGACTGATTCTGTTGAAGCAGCTCTTAAGCTGGGAGACGGAATGATGGTTGCGGGAGTGATTGGCGGCAAAGACCACATTTTCAGTACGCATTTTGCATGCCCGGAATGCGGGATTTCACTGCCTAAGCCTGAGCCCAGGATTTTCTCATTCAACAATCCTCTTGGTGCATGTCCTGCATGCACGGGGCTCGGAGCTTCCCTGGAAGCTGATTTCAGCCGTATTCTTCCGGAACACGGCCTGTCATTCCGTCTGGGGGCCATCAAGCCATTTCCATACAACAAGGAAAGCTGGCTCTATAAACAGCTGGATGCGTTCCTTAAATCGTATAGTTTGGGAATGGACAACTGCTTCGATGATCTGCCGGAAGAAGCGCAGATGGAATTCGAATTCGGCGGTACAGAGCTCCTGACGTTCCAATACACGAATCAGGATGGCGAAACGAAGACGTATCAGCGGACATTTGAAGGAATTGTCCCCATGACGAAACGGCGCTATGAGGAAGCATGGACGGAAAAGATGAAGGAAACTCTGTCCAACTATCTCATCGAAAAACCGTGTCCTGTCTGCCATGGCGCACGTCTCAGGCCCGAAAGCCTTGCGTTCCATGTCGGAAATAAGAATATTGCTGAACTGTCCGCTATGCCGGTTGCTGATTTGATTCCTTTCCTCGAAAATCTCGATTTGACGGAAAAGGAGAAGGTCATTGCAGACCAGATTCTCAGGGAAGTAAAAAGCCGTTTAAGCTTCTTGTCCAATGTCGGTCTGGAATATCTTACGCTCTCAAGAAATGCGATGACACTTTCCGGCGGGGAAGCGCAGCGCATCCGTCTTGCTACACAGATAGGGTCCGGGCTTGTGGGAGTCCTGTATATATTGGATGAGCCGTCCATCGGACTCCATCAAAGGGATAACGACCGTCTCCTTGCCACTCTTAAGGGAATGCGAGACCTGGGAAATACCCTGATCGTGGTAGAGCATGATGAGGATACGATCCGTACGGCAGACTGGGTCGTTGATATCGGTCCTGGTGCAGGTGAAAAAGGCGGATATATTGTTGCTGAAGGCACGCCTGAAGATGTAAAAAATACACCTGGTTCCATAACCGGGGCTTATCTGAGAGGTGAAAAATATATACCGCTTCCTGAAAGCAGGAGGAAGGGAAACGGGCTCTACCTGACAATCCGCGGGGCAACAGAACACAACCTGAAAAATATAGATGTAAAAATCCCGCTTGGAGAGATGACGGTTGTCACAGGCGAATCGGGATCGGGCAAGAGTACCCTGATCAATGAGATTCTCTACCAGGGACTGTCAAATATCAAAAACCATACATCATATGGAACCGGCTCCTACAAGAGCATGGAAGGAACCGAATACATTGATAAAGTCATTGATATAGATCAGCAGCCGATCGGGCGCACACCCCGGTCGAACCCGGCAACTTATACGGGAATCTTTACGGATATCAGGGAGCTCTTCAGCCAGACTTCAGAAGCCAAGATGAGAGGGTATAAGCCTGGAAGATTCAGCTTCAATATAAAGGGCGGACGCTGCGAAGCTTGTCATGGCGACGGCATCATCAAAATTGAGATGCAGTTCCTCTCGGATGTCTATGTTCCCTGCGAAGTCTGTCATGGGGCAAGGTATAACAGAGAAACTCTTGAAGTGCGGTATAAAGGGAAAAATATCTCAGACGTACTGAATATGACTGTTGATGAAGCCATTCCGTTCTTCGAGAATCATGATAAGATCCTTCGCAAGCTCTTAACACTGCAGGAAGTCGGGCTGGGTTATATCCGTCTGGGACAGCCGGCTACCACGATGTCCGGCGGCGAGGCGCAGCGTGTAAAGCTGGCTACGGAACTGATGAGAAGAGGAACGGGTGATACCCTTTACATCCTCGATGAGCCGACTACAGGACTTCATAGTGAAGATATACGCAAACTGCTTATCGTACTGCAGAAGCTGGTCGATCAGGGGAATACAGTTGTCATTATCGAACATAATCTCGATGTGGCAAAAGTAGCTGACTACATTATCGATCTCGGTCCAGAGGGCGGCGATAAAGGCGGTGAAGTCGTTGCAGAAGGAACTCCTGAGGAAATCTGTCAGGTTTCCAGATCTTATACCGGCCAATATTTGAAGCCTGTCATCGACCGGACTATAGAAATAATGAAGAGGCATAAGGATGATAGAAGTCAATGA
- the uvrC gene encoding excinuclease ABC subunit UvrC: MIEVNDKIRAKVEALPDSPGVYRWKDKDGRIIYVGKAKNLKNRVRSYVREDKNRSPKVAAMIRHADDLDITMTGSEMEALILECNLIKEMHPKYNISLRDDKSYPYVKITTGDEWPRIFVTRNIRRDDHAKYYGPFTDVGSLRKTLSVLRRYYPIRTCRSMKVPRPCLQYHLHLCCAPCFNYCTKEEYQRYVKTICDLFEGKSTELVKELQQKMEQASEALEYEKAAEFRNQIRAIQSVQQRQNIISNEGDFDVVGMARDGSHTGLEVFYIRYGRMVGKENFSIPESADEQDQDIITVFIKDFYAGNPMSVPKEIILPMLPKDSELLLEWLKQIKGTEVKMIVPERGFKRKLKDMAMANAKKYLSDKKLQWEYQDAREQGAVKKLKELLNLPRLPERMECFDISHNQGAETTGSMAVFEHGRPAKSEYRKFKLVTTQGHADDFKSMAEVMQRRYGNRKDWPEPDLIVLDGGLGQLHAALPVIRNAGCNAPVIGLAKRIEEIYVEGSDVPVVLDHHEPALQLLQFIRDEAHRFVITYHRSWTNKRNTESILDHVEGIGPTRRNALWHAFRSLDEMKKATEEELASVPGMNKKAAANLYRFFRLRKDEKQMVIAGIHADPSGANQP, from the coding sequence ATGATAGAAGTCAATGATAAAATCCGGGCTAAAGTCGAAGCACTTCCTGACTCGCCCGGTGTATATAGATGGAAAGATAAGGACGGCCGTATCATCTATGTCGGGAAAGCAAAGAACTTAAAAAACAGGGTTCGTTCCTATGTCAGAGAGGACAAGAATCGTTCGCCTAAAGTTGCAGCGATGATACGGCATGCTGATGATCTAGATATCACCATGACTGGATCTGAGATGGAAGCACTGATCCTGGAATGCAATCTGATCAAGGAAATGCACCCTAAATATAATATTTCCTTGAGAGATGACAAGTCATATCCATATGTCAAAATCACGACGGGGGATGAATGGCCGCGCATCTTCGTAACAAGGAATATACGAAGAGACGATCATGCTAAATATTACGGCCCGTTTACGGATGTAGGCAGCCTTCGCAAGACGCTGAGTGTTTTGCGGAGATACTATCCTATCCGTACATGCCGTTCCATGAAAGTGCCGCGACCCTGCCTTCAGTACCACCTGCATCTTTGCTGTGCTCCGTGCTTCAATTACTGCACGAAGGAAGAGTATCAGCGGTACGTAAAGACCATCTGTGACCTGTTTGAAGGCAAGAGCACAGAACTGGTAAAGGAATTGCAGCAGAAGATGGAGCAGGCATCAGAAGCACTGGAATATGAGAAGGCTGCAGAATTCAGGAATCAGATCAGGGCGATTCAGAGCGTTCAGCAGAGACAGAACATCATCTCCAACGAAGGAGACTTTGACGTTGTCGGAATGGCAAGAGATGGAAGCCATACCGGCCTTGAAGTCTTTTACATCCGCTATGGCAGAATGGTTGGAAAAGAAAATTTCAGTATTCCGGAAAGCGCTGATGAGCAGGATCAGGACATTATTACAGTCTTTATCAAGGATTTCTATGCCGGGAATCCGATGTCCGTTCCGAAGGAAATCATTCTTCCCATGCTGCCTAAGGACTCTGAGCTTCTGCTGGAATGGCTGAAGCAGATCAAAGGAACGGAAGTGAAGATGATTGTTCCTGAAAGAGGCTTCAAGAGAAAGCTGAAAGACATGGCTATGGCAAATGCCAAAAAATATCTTTCTGATAAGAAACTGCAGTGGGAATATCAGGATGCCAGAGAACAGGGCGCTGTTAAGAAGCTGAAGGAACTACTGAACCTGCCCCGTCTTCCCGAGCGAATGGAATGCTTTGATATATCTCATAATCAGGGGGCCGAAACGACCGGCTCAATGGCTGTTTTCGAGCATGGACGTCCCGCAAAAAGCGAGTATCGCAAATTCAAACTGGTAACCACGCAGGGACATGCAGATGATTTCAAATCCATGGCGGAAGTGATGCAGCGAAGATATGGAAATAGAAAAGACTGGCCTGAACCAGATCTCATTGTTCTTGATGGCGGGCTTGGGCAGCTGCATGCGGCCCTTCCTGTAATCAGAAATGCGGGCTGCAACGCGCCGGTCATCGGGCTTGCTAAAAGAATAGAGGAAATCTATGTGGAAGGCAGTGATGTTCCTGTTGTGCTTGATCATCACGAGCCTGCGCTGCAGCTTCTTCAGTTCATCCGCGATGAAGCGCACCGCTTCGTAATTACGTATCATAGAAGCTGGACGAATAAACGCAATACAGAGTCTATCCTTGATCATGTGGAGGGAATCGGGCCGACACGAAGGAATGCCCTCTGGCATGCTTTTCGTTCCCTGGATGAAATGAAAAAGGCGACAGAAGAAGAACTGGCAAGCGTTCCGGGAATGAATAAGAAAGCCGCGGCCAATTTGTACCGCTTTTTCCGCTTGAGAAAAGACGAGAAGCAGATGGTGATTGCGGGGATACATGCAGATCCTTCCGGGGCAAATCAGCCATAA
- the rpmF gene encoding 50S ribosomal protein L32 — protein sequence MPVPKTKSSRSRRDKRRANWKLTVPGLVECPQCHAMKKPHHVCPVCGFYKGKQVITKTVEG from the coding sequence ATGCCGGTTCCGAAGACAAAAAGTTCTAGATCCCGTCGTGATAAAAGACGTGCTAATTGGAAGCTGACTGTTCCGGGTCTTGTGGAATGCCCACAGTGCCACGCAATGAAAAAACCTCATCATGTATGCCCGGTATGCGGTTTCTATAAAGGCAAACAAGTCATTACAAAAACTGTAGAAGGTTAA